A single region of the Aeromicrobium chenweiae genome encodes:
- a CDS encoding acetyl-CoA C-acetyltransferase, whose product MTEAVIVATARSPIGRANKGSLKDMRPDDLTVQMVQAALAKVPNLDPRDITDLHLGNGQPAGEAGHNLARAVAVLSGLDHLPGVTVNRYCSSSLQTTRMAFHAIKAGEGDAFISAGVETVSRFANGYADLPGSENPLFADAIARTVKRAEGGADTWTDPRESGELPDLYIAMGQTAENVAQHLGMSREEQDEFGVRSQNLAEKAIADGFWAKDITPVTLPDGTVVSTDDGPRAGVTLEAVSKLKPVFRPDGTVTAGNCCALNDGAAAVVVMSDTKAKELGLTPLARIVSTAVTGLSPEIMGLGPVEAIPAALRNAGMSIGDIDLYEINEAFAVQAWGSAKELGIPLDKLNVNGGAIAVGHPFGMTGARITSTLINSLQHHDKQFGVESMCVGGGMGMAMVLERLS is encoded by the coding sequence ATGACTGAAGCAGTAATCGTTGCCACCGCGCGGTCGCCGATCGGCCGCGCCAACAAGGGCTCGCTCAAGGACATGCGTCCCGACGACCTGACCGTCCAGATGGTCCAGGCGGCGCTGGCCAAGGTCCCGAACCTGGACCCGCGCGACATCACCGACCTCCACCTCGGCAACGGCCAGCCCGCCGGCGAGGCCGGGCACAACCTCGCCCGCGCCGTCGCGGTGCTGTCCGGGCTGGACCACCTGCCGGGCGTCACGGTCAACCGCTACTGCTCCTCGTCGCTGCAGACGACCCGCATGGCGTTCCACGCGATCAAGGCCGGTGAGGGCGACGCGTTCATCTCGGCGGGTGTCGAGACGGTCAGCCGGTTCGCCAACGGCTACGCCGATCTCCCCGGCTCGGAGAACCCGCTGTTCGCCGACGCGATCGCCCGCACCGTGAAGCGCGCCGAGGGCGGCGCCGACACGTGGACCGATCCCCGCGAGAGCGGCGAGCTGCCTGACCTCTACATCGCGATGGGCCAGACGGCCGAGAACGTCGCCCAGCACCTCGGCATGAGCCGCGAGGAGCAGGACGAGTTCGGCGTCCGCAGCCAGAACCTCGCCGAGAAGGCGATCGCCGACGGGTTCTGGGCCAAGGACATCACGCCCGTCACGCTGCCCGACGGCACCGTCGTCTCGACCGACGACGGACCGCGTGCGGGCGTGACGCTCGAGGCCGTCAGCAAGCTCAAGCCGGTGTTCCGTCCCGACGGCACCGTCACGGCGGGCAACTGCTGCGCGCTGAACGACGGCGCCGCCGCGGTCGTGGTCATGAGCGACACCAAGGCCAAGGAGCTTGGCCTGACGCCGCTCGCGCGCATCGTCTCGACCGCCGTCACCGGCCTGTCGCCCGAGATCATGGGCCTCGGCCCGGTCGAGGCGATCCCGGCCGCGCTGCGCAACGCGGGCATGTCGATCGGCGACATCGACCTCTACGAGATCAACGAGGCGTTCGCGGTCCAGGCGTGGGGCTCGGCCAAGGAGCTCGGCATCCCGCTGGACAAGCTCAACGTGAACGGCGGCGCCATCGCGGTCGGTCACCCGTTCGGCATGACGGGCGCCCGGATCACCAGCACCCTGATCAACTCGCTGCAGCACCACGACAAGCAGTTCGGCGTCGAGTCGATGTGCGTGGGCGGCGGCATGGGCATGGCCATGGTCCTGGAACGACTGTCCTGA
- a CDS encoding SDR family oxidoreductase yields MGRFDGKVAIVTGASRGIGYAIAERFVADGGRVCITARKPDALAEAAEQLGGHERAIFVAGPADDAAHQDEVVATTTDAFGPVDFLVNNTGINPAYGRMIDIDLDAAAKIFRVNVVAAIGWAQKVYRASMSERGGAIVNIASVAGQRPAPGIGTYGASKAALIHVTEELAVELGPNIRVNAVAPAVVKTRFAEALYEGREEEVSAPYPLKRLGVPDDIGSVVTFLLSEDSAWMTGQTLTIDGGVLLTGGV; encoded by the coding sequence ATGGGCCGGTTCGACGGCAAGGTCGCGATCGTCACGGGCGCGAGCCGGGGCATCGGGTACGCGATCGCCGAGCGCTTCGTCGCCGACGGTGGCCGGGTCTGCATCACGGCCCGCAAGCCCGACGCGCTGGCCGAGGCGGCCGAGCAGCTCGGCGGCCACGAGCGGGCCATCTTCGTGGCCGGGCCCGCGGACGACGCGGCGCACCAGGACGAGGTCGTCGCGACGACCACCGACGCGTTCGGCCCGGTCGACTTCCTGGTGAACAACACGGGCATCAACCCCGCGTACGGACGCATGATCGACATCGACCTGGACGCGGCCGCCAAGATCTTCCGGGTCAACGTGGTGGCCGCGATCGGGTGGGCGCAGAAGGTGTACCGGGCGTCGATGTCCGAGCGTGGCGGCGCGATCGTCAACATCGCCTCGGTCGCCGGACAGCGTCCCGCGCCCGGCATCGGCACGTACGGTGCGTCCAAGGCCGCCCTGATCCACGTGACCGAGGAGCTCGCGGTCGAGCTCGGCCCGAACATCCGCGTCAACGCGGTGGCGCCGGCCGTCGTCAAGACTCGGTTCGCGGAGGCGCTGTACGAGGGACGCGAGGAGGAGGTCTCCGCGCCGTACCCGCTGAAGCGGCTCGGCGTCCCGGACGACATCGGCTCGGTCGTGACGTTCCTGCTGTCCGAGGACTCGGCCTGGATGACCGGGCAGACCCTCACGATCGACGGTGGCGTCCTGCTGACCGGCGGCGTCTGA
- a CDS encoding acyl-CoA dehydrogenase family protein, whose product MQRMIFDEDHEAFRDSCAAFLAKHVEPHLETYLENKALPRDFWLAAGAEGFLGLEIPEEHGGAEAGDFRFNAVWAEELSKLNAALASCVGIHSDIAVPYIVDLGTQEQKERWLPRCATGEIVTAIGMTEPGGGSDLAALKTTAVRDGDSWVINGSKTFITNGFSADLVITAVRTSPEKGAKGITLFGIEATDPGFSRGRKLDKVGQGEADTSELFFEDVRLGDDRIIGEVDRGFIYMMERLPQERLTCAVSNVAHAKQILAETIQYAHDRHAFKQSIGSLQHNKFLLAELVTKIEVAEAYVDQAVLAHTNGKATAIDAAKAKWWSSEIQNDVLDHCVQLHGGYGFMNEYRVARAWRDARVTKIWAGSNEIMKELIGRDLGF is encoded by the coding sequence ATGCAGCGGATGATCTTCGACGAGGACCACGAGGCGTTCCGCGACTCGTGCGCCGCGTTCCTGGCCAAGCACGTCGAGCCCCACCTCGAGACGTACCTCGAGAACAAGGCGCTCCCGCGCGACTTCTGGCTCGCCGCCGGGGCCGAGGGCTTCCTGGGTCTCGAGATCCCCGAGGAGCACGGCGGCGCCGAGGCCGGCGACTTCCGCTTCAACGCGGTCTGGGCCGAGGAGCTGAGCAAGCTGAACGCGGCGCTCGCGTCGTGCGTGGGCATCCACTCCGACATCGCGGTCCCGTACATCGTGGACCTGGGCACGCAGGAGCAGAAGGAGCGCTGGCTGCCGCGGTGCGCGACCGGTGAGATCGTCACCGCGATCGGCATGACCGAGCCGGGCGGCGGCTCCGACCTCGCCGCGCTGAAGACCACCGCGGTGCGGGACGGGGACTCCTGGGTCATCAACGGCTCCAAGACGTTCATCACCAACGGCTTCTCCGCCGATCTCGTCATCACCGCGGTCCGCACGTCGCCCGAGAAGGGCGCCAAGGGCATCACGCTGTTCGGCATCGAGGCCACGGACCCCGGCTTCAGCCGCGGGCGCAAGCTCGACAAGGTCGGGCAGGGCGAGGCCGACACGTCCGAGCTGTTCTTCGAAGACGTCCGCCTCGGTGACGACCGGATCATCGGGGAGGTGGACCGCGGGTTCATCTACATGATGGAGCGCCTGCCGCAGGAGCGGCTCACCTGCGCGGTGTCCAACGTCGCGCACGCCAAGCAGATCCTCGCCGAGACGATCCAGTACGCCCACGACCGCCACGCGTTCAAGCAGTCCATCGGCAGCCTGCAGCACAACAAGTTCCTCCTCGCCGAGCTGGTGACCAAGATCGAGGTCGCCGAGGCGTACGTCGACCAGGCCGTCCTGGCCCACACGAACGGCAAGGCCACTGCGATCGACGCGGCCAAGGCCAAGTGGTGGTCGTCGGAGATCCAGAACGACGTCCTCGACCACTGCGTCCAGCTGCACGGGGGGTACGGGTTCATGAACGAGTACCGCGTGGCCCGTGCCTGGCGCGACGCCCGCGTCACCAAGATCTGGGCCGGCTCCAACGAGATCATGAAGGAGCTCATCGGCCGCGACCTCGGCTTCTGA
- a CDS encoding TetR/AcrR family transcriptional regulator gives MTTNTARERLINAAVEAFAEKGFAATTTRDIASRAGMSPAAVYVHHDSKESLLFTVSLDGHRSALAVINRAAASSSDPVDRLRTMVYDFSLWHADNSRVGRIVQYEYHALTPEHRAEVATLRRSIERTMQDALADGVDQGVLDVTDIPGTAFSLLSLGVDLVRWFEPGGSRSGHDLATLHADLAIRMTAARAAPAQPSA, from the coding sequence ATGACCACGAACACGGCACGCGAACGACTCATCAACGCCGCCGTCGAGGCGTTCGCCGAGAAGGGCTTCGCGGCGACGACGACGCGCGACATCGCGTCGCGCGCCGGGATGAGCCCCGCAGCGGTCTACGTCCACCACGACTCCAAGGAGAGCCTGCTCTTCACCGTCAGCCTCGACGGCCACCGGTCGGCCCTGGCCGTCATCAACCGGGCCGCCGCCTCCAGCAGCGACCCGGTCGATCGCCTGCGGACCATGGTCTACGACTTCAGCCTGTGGCACGCGGACAACAGCCGGGTCGGGCGCATCGTTCAGTACGAGTACCACGCGCTCACCCCCGAGCACCGCGCCGAGGTCGCGACCCTGCGGCGCAGCATCGAGCGGACGATGCAGGACGCCCTGGCCGACGGGGTCGACCAGGGCGTCCTGGATGTCACCGACATCCCCGGGACGGCGTTCTCGCTGCTGTCCCTGGGCGTCGATCTCGTGCGGTGGTTCGAGCCGGGCGGGTCACGCTCGGGCCACGACCTCGCGACGCTGCACGCAGATCTCGCGATCCGCATGACGGCGGCCCGGGCCGCGCCCGCGCAACCTTCGGCCTGA
- a CDS encoding MarR family winged helix-turn-helix transcriptional regulator: METVTDTPWLSTEQQRIWRSFLGGTTVLMDRLDRDLRAAHGLSMPEYEILVRLSESPDRSIRMAELADAVSHSRSRVTHTIARLEREGIVRRGQCSDDGRGVSAILTDHGFSILEAAAHTHVRGVHGYLIENADPADLAAVGRVMQKVQEQLNGRKF, from the coding sequence ATGGAAACCGTGACCGACACCCCGTGGCTCAGCACCGAGCAGCAGCGCATCTGGCGCTCGTTCCTCGGCGGCACCACCGTCCTCATGGACCGCCTCGACCGCGATCTGCGCGCCGCCCACGGCCTGTCCATGCCGGAGTACGAGATCCTGGTACGGCTGTCGGAGTCCCCTGACCGGTCCATCCGCATGGCCGAGCTGGCCGATGCCGTGTCGCACTCGCGCAGCCGCGTCACGCACACGATCGCCCGGCTCGAGCGCGAGGGGATCGTCCGCAGGGGCCAGTGCTCGGACGACGGTCGCGGGGTGTCCGCGATCCTCACCGACCACGGCTTCAGCATCCTCGAGGCCGCGGCCCACACCCACGTGCGCGGCGTCCACGGCTACCTGATCGAGAACGCCGACCCGGCAGACCTCGCGGCGGTCGGCCGCGTCATGCAGAAGGTCCAGGAACAGCTCAACGGCCGGAAGTTCTGA
- a CDS encoding YceI family protein translates to MSTATAVSTGTWNLDPTHTEIGFTVRHLMSKVRGKFETFEGSIVTAENLADSSVKVSIDLSSINTGTADRDAHLRSSDFFGVDTYPTMTFTSTGVVDKGDNELVVTGDLAIKDVTKPVELKVEFLGEGGDPWGGTRVGVEATTTISRKEFGIDFNIPVGGDTVMIGDKITINIVAEAVLQA, encoded by the coding sequence ATGAGCACTGCCACCGCCGTCAGCACCGGAACCTGGAACCTTGATCCGACCCACACCGAGATCGGTTTCACCGTCCGCCACCTCATGAGCAAGGTGCGCGGCAAGTTCGAGACCTTCGAGGGCTCGATCGTCACTGCGGAGAACCTCGCCGACTCGTCGGTCAAGGTCTCGATCGACCTCAGCTCGATCAACACCGGCACCGCGGACCGTGACGCGCACCTGCGCTCGAGCGACTTCTTCGGCGTCGACACCTACCCGACGATGACCTTCACGTCGACCGGCGTCGTCGACAAGGGCGACAACGAGCTCGTCGTCACCGGTGACCTCGCGATCAAGGACGTCACCAAGCCCGTCGAGCTCAAGGTCGAGTTCCTCGGCGAGGGCGGCGACCCGTGGGGCGGCACCCGCGTGGGCGTCGAGGCCACCACGACGATCAGCCGCAAGGAGTTCGGCATCGACTTCAACATCCCCGTCGGCGGTGACACCGTCATGATCGGCGACAAGATCACGATCAACATCGTCGCCGAGGCCGTCCTCCAGGCCTGA